In one Lujinxingia vulgaris genomic region, the following are encoded:
- a CDS encoding porin family protein: MNATLLKPMTFALALLLSVPLAQMSVVGDAQAGPGSILSESRDEDAPRGHKMQRRDRSERSESRSDRRRSRDDRSERRSDRSERRTTRTTRPRRTTSPRPSAVRPGARPVGQPRVVTRPGTTRTTRTHVRTRHNTSVRSTTHIHHTSTSDNHYNEPASPRSPSASPLDGYLTLGLGMGGFDANQISTNALPGNEFNLGLGVRGELLGFELGFHAGGYTFNPEVSGTDIAVMGLSGDLKLQPSLGIFMPYVMAGLGGYHFQDAHLQETAVGGAVRLGGGLDLRFNSFGLGLRYLYNVYGFGNDLSFSDGLSARSESIGLNASFYF; encoded by the coding sequence ATGAACGCGACACTGCTTAAGCCGATGACCTTCGCCCTGGCACTGCTGCTGAGCGTGCCCCTGGCTCAGATGAGCGTCGTGGGCGACGCCCAGGCCGGGCCGGGTAGCATCCTTAGCGAGTCGCGTGATGAAGACGCGCCTCGGGGTCACAAGATGCAGCGTCGCGATCGCAGCGAGCGCAGTGAATCGCGCAGCGATCGCCGGCGCTCGCGTGACGATCGCAGTGAGCGACGCAGCGATCGCAGTGAACGACGCACCACCCGCACCACCCGTCCGCGGCGCACCACCAGCCCGCGTCCCTCGGCGGTGCGACCCGGCGCGCGACCGGTCGGCCAGCCCCGCGTGGTCACACGCCCCGGCACCACGCGCACCACCCGCACCCACGTGCGCACCCGCCACAACACCTCGGTGCGCTCCACCACCCACATCCACCACACCTCCACCAGCGATAACCACTACAACGAGCCGGCCTCCCCGCGCTCTCCCTCGGCCTCCCCGCTCGACGGCTACCTGACCCTGGGCCTGGGCATGGGCGGCTTTGACGCCAACCAGATCTCCACCAACGCCCTGCCGGGCAACGAGTTCAACCTGGGGCTGGGCGTACGCGGCGAACTTCTGGGCTTCGAGCTGGGCTTCCACGCCGGCGGCTACACCTTCAACCCCGAAGTCTCCGGCACCGACATCGCCGTGATGGGTCTCAGCGGTGATCTCAAGCTGCAACCCTCCCTGGGCATCTTTATGCCCTATGTGATGGCCGGCCTGGGCGGCTACCACTTCCAGGACGCCCACCTGCAGGAAACCGCCGTCGGCGGCGCGGTGCGCTTGGGCGGCGGCCTCGATCTTCGCTTTAACAGCTTCGGCCTGGGGCTGCGCTACCTCTACAACGTGTACGGATTCGGAAACGATCTCTCCTTCTCCGACGGGCTGAGCGCGCGCTCCGAATCCATCGGGCTCAACGCCTCCTTCTACTTCTAA
- the hisC gene encoding histidinol-phosphate transaminase, with the protein MSNANLDFRMVDVASKEGERETQRLRAVPPPASRIDVAPTIQALTPYEAVSSQAAIEAQPDHRTVFKLDWNESTIEPSPRVTAAIAQYLTHGRGLNWYPRLGSVELLDALADYTGVSTDSLLVTNGSDDALHLICSTYLDRDDDVVIPVPTYNHFMVFAQSRGANVITVRGETAFDPNLEGIRAQMTRRTRLLYLVSPNNPTGMVFDPEVVAAFCRDFPETIVVLDEAYFEFSQVTGVNLVREFDNLIVTRTFSKAFGLAGLRVGYLAASPALVDGLRRIYNPKSVNSLGQIGAIAALGDLDYLNAFLDQVRESKRMLGEFFESRGVEAYITSANFVVVRVANIAGTLEALEARGVYVRDRSSYPGLEGCLRMSVGTIEQTERLLERIDDLF; encoded by the coding sequence ATGTCGAATGCCAATTTGGACTTTCGCATGGTGGATGTAGCGAGCAAAGAGGGTGAGCGAGAGACGCAAAGGTTGCGGGCGGTGCCCCCGCCTGCGTCTCGTATTGATGTCGCTCCCACCATTCAGGCGCTGACCCCCTATGAGGCGGTGAGCAGCCAGGCGGCCATTGAGGCGCAACCTGATCATCGCACGGTGTTCAAGCTCGACTGGAACGAGTCGACCATTGAGCCCAGCCCGCGTGTGACGGCTGCCATCGCTCAATACCTGACCCACGGTCGGGGGCTGAACTGGTATCCTCGCCTGGGTAGCGTTGAGCTTCTCGACGCGCTGGCCGATTACACCGGCGTGAGCACCGACTCGCTGCTGGTGACCAACGGCAGCGACGACGCGTTGCACCTGATCTGCTCGACCTACCTGGATCGGGACGATGACGTGGTCATTCCCGTGCCCACCTACAATCATTTTATGGTGTTTGCGCAGAGCCGCGGCGCCAACGTGATTACGGTGCGTGGCGAGACCGCCTTTGATCCGAACCTCGAGGGGATCCGCGCGCAGATGACGCGTCGCACCCGCTTGCTCTACCTTGTGAGCCCGAACAACCCCACGGGGATGGTCTTTGATCCGGAAGTCGTCGCGGCGTTCTGTCGGGATTTCCCCGAGACGATCGTGGTGCTCGACGAGGCCTACTTTGAGTTCAGCCAGGTCACCGGCGTGAACCTGGTGCGGGAGTTCGACAACCTGATTGTGACCCGCACCTTCTCCAAGGCCTTCGGGCTGGCGGGGCTTCGGGTGGGTTATCTGGCGGCGTCGCCGGCGCTGGTCGATGGCCTGCGTCGCATCTACAACCCCAAGAGCGTCAACTCGCTGGGGCAGATCGGCGCGATCGCCGCGCTGGGCGATCTCGACTACCTCAACGCCTTCCTCGACCAGGTACGCGAGTCCAAGCGTATGCTTGGCGAGTTCTTTGAATCGCGCGGGGTTGAGGCCTACATCACGTCGGCGAACTTCGTGGTGGTGCGTGTGGCCAATATCGCCGGCACCCTCGAAGCGCTGGAGGCGCGCGGGGTGTACGTGCGTGACCGCTCCAGCTACCCGGGTCTGGAAGGTTGTCTGCGCATGAGCGTGGGCACCATCGAGCAGACTGAGCGTTTGCTTGAGCGCATCGACGATCTTTTCTGA